A section of the Paracoccaceae bacterium genome encodes:
- a CDS encoding thiamine ABC transporter substrate binding subunit gives MRTLFLAAGLLAATPVFAQDKPTLTVLTYDSFVSDWGPGPVVEAAFEEVCNCDLKFVGSGDGAALLARIRLEGARSEADVVLGLDTNLTAAAAGTGLFAPHGVTPEGLSLPIAWDDPLFLPFDWGYFAFVHDTGKLVNPPADFRALGASDVSVIIQDPRSSTPGLGLLMWVKAAYGDEAGSVWADLSDNIVTVTKGWSEAYGLFLEGEADMVLSYTTSPAYHRIAEEDDTKAAAEFAEGHYLQIEVAGKLASGDQPELADAFLAFMLSEGFQGAIPTTNWMYPAVTPAGGLPEGFGSPRDGTSLLVAPGDAPAVRDAALDEWLNALGQ, from the coding sequence ATGCGTACCCTATTCCTTGCGGCAGGGCTTTTGGCAGCAACACCTGTGTTCGCGCAGGACAAGCCGACCCTGACCGTGCTGACCTATGACAGTTTTGTGTCCGATTGGGGCCCCGGCCCCGTGGTCGAGGCTGCGTTTGAAGAGGTCTGCAACTGCGACCTGAAATTCGTCGGCTCTGGCGACGGGGCTGCCCTGTTGGCGCGTATCCGACTGGAGGGCGCGCGATCCGAGGCGGATGTGGTGCTGGGCCTCGACACCAACCTGACGGCGGCAGCTGCGGGCACCGGCCTGTTTGCGCCCCATGGCGTGACGCCCGAAGGCCTCAGCCTGCCCATCGCCTGGGATGATCCGCTGTTCCTGCCTTTCGACTGGGGCTATTTCGCCTTTGTCCATGACACGGGCAAACTGGTGAACCCGCCTGCCGATTTTCGGGCACTGGGCGCGTCGGATGTGTCTGTCATCATCCAGGATCCGCGATCCTCGACCCCCGGTCTGGGCCTGCTGATGTGGGTCAAGGCAGCTTATGGCGACGAGGCCGGGTCGGTCTGGGCCGACCTGTCGGACAACATCGTCACCGTCACCAAAGGCTGGTCCGAGGCCTATGGCCTGTTCCTTGAGGGCGAGGCGGACATGGTGTTGTCCTACACCACCTCACCCGCCTATCACCGGATTGCTGAGGAGGATGACACCAAGGCGGCGGCAGAGTTTGCCGAAGGGCATTACCTGCAGATCGAGGTGGCCGGGAAGCTTGCCTCTGGCGATCAGCCGGAATTGGCGGACGCCTTCCTTGCTTTCATGCTGTCCGAAGGGTTTCAGGGCGCGATCCCGACGACCAATTGGATGTACCCGGCGGTGACCCCGGCGGGCGGGCTGCCCGAAGGGTTCGGATCGCCGCGTGACGGCACGTCCTTGCTGGTCGCCCCGGGTGACGCACCTGCGGTGCGCGATGCGGCGCTGGACGAATGGCTGAACGCGCTGGGCCAGTAA
- a CDS encoding thiamine/thiamine pyrophosphate ABC transporter permease ThiP gives MAERAGPVTPRVALIGGLAAGVILLLVLGSIAAVALRAEVWSGLKPSDWAALRFTLLQAVLSAVISVGLAIPVARALARRQFRGRGALITLLGAPFILPVIVAVFGLLAVFGRSGIASQALGWLGLPPLSIFGLHGVVLAHVFFNLPLAVRLILQGWMAVPAERFRLAASLNFTSRDVARHIEWPVLREVVPGALMAVFLICTTSFAVALTLGGGPRATTIELAIYQAFRFDFDLSRAALLALLQVAVSGTAALIALRVSRPADQGGGLDRVARRWDAAGPVARLQDTLFLALVSLFLLLPLLTIVLRGLPGLLSLPAPVFAAAGRSILVALASTALTLALALPLAAMAHGLRGRGGKVVEGLGYLTIAASPLVIGTGLFIVIFPFANPVALALPVTALVNAAMALPFALRVLAPALAGVEGGYGRLADSLRLTGFARLRLLWLPRLRRPLGFAAGLAAALSMGDLGVVALFADPEGATLPLTLYRLMAAYRTGDAAAAALLLLMLSLAVFWVFDRGGQTDADA, from the coding sequence ATGGCTGAACGCGCTGGGCCAGTAACCCCGCGCGTCGCGCTGATTGGGGGGCTGGCAGCTGGGGTGATCCTGCTGCTGGTCCTTGGGTCTATCGCCGCCGTCGCCCTGCGCGCCGAGGTCTGGAGCGGGTTGAAACCGTCCGACTGGGCGGCGCTGCGCTTCACGCTGTTGCAGGCCGTTTTGTCGGCGGTGATCAGCGTCGGGCTGGCGATTCCGGTGGCGCGCGCGCTGGCGCGGCGGCAATTTCGCGGGCGTGGTGCGCTGATCACCCTGCTGGGCGCGCCGTTCATCCTGCCGGTGATTGTCGCCGTCTTCGGGCTGTTGGCCGTCTTTGGTCGCAGTGGGATTGCCAGTCAGGCGCTGGGCTGGCTGGGCCTGCCACCACTTTCGATCTTCGGGCTGCACGGCGTGGTGCTGGCGCATGTCTTCTTCAACCTGCCGCTGGCGGTGCGGCTGATCCTGCAAGGCTGGATGGCGGTACCAGCGGAACGGTTCCGATTGGCGGCCTCGCTGAACTTCACCTCTCGCGACGTGGCCCGCCACATCGAGTGGCCGGTGTTGCGAGAGGTCGTGCCAGGCGCCCTGATGGCTGTGTTCCTGATCTGCACGACCAGTTTCGCAGTGGCCCTGACCCTTGGCGGAGGGCCGCGCGCCACCACCATCGAATTGGCGATCTATCAGGCGTTCCGGTTCGATTTCGACCTGTCGCGCGCGGCATTGCTGGCGCTGCTTCAGGTGGCGGTGTCAGGCACCGCCGCGCTGATCGCGCTGCGGGTGTCGCGCCCGGCGGATCAGGGCGGCGGGTTGGACCGGGTTGCCCGGCGCTGGGATGCCGCCGGGCCGGTTGCGAGGTTGCAGGATACGCTGTTTCTGGCGCTGGTGTCGCTGTTTCTGTTGCTGCCGTTGCTGACCATCGTGTTGCGCGGCCTGCCCGGCCTGCTGAGCCTGCCTGCGCCGGTATTCGCGGCGGCTGGCCGCTCGATCCTGGTGGCGCTGGCATCGACAGCGCTGACGCTGGCACTGGCCCTGCCGTTGGCGGCGATGGCGCATGGATTGCGCGGGCGCGGCGGTAAGGTGGTTGAGGGGCTGGGGTATCTGACAATCGCCGCCTCTCCGCTGGTGATCGGGACGGGGTTGTTCATCGTCATCTTTCCCTTTGCCAATCCGGTGGCGCTGGCCTTGCCGGTCACGGCGTTGGTGAATGCGGCGATGGCGCTGCCGTTCGCGCTGCGTGTTCTGGCCCCTGCCCTTGCTGGGGTCGAGGGCGGCTATGGCCGCCTTGCCGACAGCCTGCGCCTGACCGGGTTTGCCCGATTGCGGCTGCTGTGGTTGCCGCGCCTGCGCCGTCCGCTGGGGTTTGCCGCCGGGTTGGCGGCGGCTTTGTCGATGGGCGATCTTGGCGTTGTCGCGCTGTTTGCAGACCCGGAGGGGGCGACGCTGCCGCTGACCCTCTATCGGTTAATGGCGGCCTATCGGACCGGGGATGCGGCGGCGGCGGCGCTGTTGCTGCTGATGCTTAGCCTGGCGGTATTCTGGGTATTTGATCGGGGGGGACAGACGGATGCTGACGCTTGA
- a CDS encoding ATP-binding cassette domain-containing protein produces MLTLEGVRLTRGDWTLSADLTVQAGSRVAVIGPSGAGKSTLLDLISGFVEPTGGRILWDDTLLTGQAPGARPISLLFQDGNLFPHLSAFQNIALGLRPSLRLTPAERDRVRASLSRVGLSGMEDRKPGALSGGQRSRVALARMLLRAEPLVLLDEPFAALGPALKDEMLALLLDLIAEIGATLLMVTHDPEDARALKGQTILVADGVAHPPEDTGALFSNPPAALAAYLG; encoded by the coding sequence ATGCTGACGCTTGAGGGGGTGCGCCTGACGCGTGGCGACTGGACGCTGAGCGCCGATCTGACGGTCCAGGCCGGTTCGCGCGTAGCGGTGATCGGCCCGTCGGGGGCGGGCAAGTCGACATTGCTGGATCTGATCTCGGGCTTCGTCGAACCGACCGGGGGGCGTATTCTTTGGGACGACACGCTGCTGACCGGACAGGCCCCCGGCGCGCGCCCGATCAGCCTGTTGTTTCAGGATGGCAACCTGTTCCCGCATCTGAGCGCCTTCCAGAACATCGCGCTGGGGCTGCGCCCCTCGCTGCGGCTGACGCCGGCGGAACGCGACCGTGTGCGCGCCAGCCTGTCGCGGGTGGGGTTGTCCGGGATGGAAGATCGCAAACCCGGCGCGCTTTCAGGGGGGCAACGCAGCCGGGTGGCGCTGGCGCGGATGTTGCTTCGGGCGGAACCGCTGGTGCTGTTGGATGAACCCTTCGCAGCGCTGGGTCCGGCGTTGAAGGACGAGATGCTGGCGCTGCTGCTGGATCTGATTGCAGAGATTGGCGCCACCCTGCTGATGGTCACCCATGATCCCGAGGATGCGCGGGCATTGAAGGGCCAGACGATCCTTGTTGCCGATGGGGTGGCGCATCCGCCAGAAGACACTGGCGCGCTGTTTTCGAACCCGCCTGCGGCACTGGCCGCATACCTCGGATAG